A section of the Humulus lupulus chromosome 2, drHumLupu1.1, whole genome shotgun sequence genome encodes:
- the LOC133817980 gene encoding cyclic dof factor 2, giving the protein MRAEMSEAKDPAIKLFGKTIPVAEVPGISGGSQGPSVSACATSVDDNTDQEPASKRNSSSEVNTSKDEEDRETEKETAKGNPTETKEEDGNQPMSPEEPRNSDATSGISENPTTHVDKESTTPKASKTEEEQSEGTNSQEKTLKKPDKILPCPRCNSMDTKFCYYNNYNVNQPRHFCKKCQRYWTAGGTMRNVPVGAGRRKNKNSASHYRHITVSEALQNARTDVSTGVHSPHLAMKSNATVLTFGSDAPLCESMASVLNLADKTMRNCTQNGFHKPEELRTGFQKPEEVRTPVPYGSVESGDNNVDGSSVTTSNSKDEACKNVSQEQVIQNSQGVPPQMPCFPGPPWPYPWNAAQWNPSVPMPAFCPPGYPMPFYPAAAYWGCNVPGTWNIPWLPLPTSPNPVAPSSGPNSPTLGKHSRDENTVKPNSSEEEQPKESSSERYLWIPKTLRIDDPGEAARSSIWATLGIKNDKSDSISGGGLFKAFQPKNDEKNRRAEHSVLQANPAALSRSLSFQERS; this is encoded by the exons ATGAGAGCAGAAATGTCGGAGGCTAAAGACCCGGCGATCAAGCTCTTCGGGAAGACTATACCGGTGGCGGAAGTTCCGGGTATCTCCGGTGGGTCTCAAGGACCTTCAGTTTCGGCTTGTGCGACTTCTGTTGACGATAATACGGATCAGGAACCTGCTTCTAAACGAAACTCTTCTTCTGAGGTCAATACCAGTAAAGATGAGGAAGATAGAGAAACAGAAAAG GAAACAGCAAAAGGAAATCCCACAGAGACTAAAGAGGAAGATGGAAACCAACCTATGTCTCCAGAAGAGCCAAGAAATTCAGATGCAACTTCTGGAATTTCTGAGAACCCGACAACACACGTTGATAAGGAGAGTACTACACCGAAAGCTTCAAAGACTGAAGAAGAGCAAAGTGAGGGAACTAATTCACAAGAAAAGACCTTGAAGAAACCAGACAAGATACTTCCATGCCCCCGCTGTAATAGTATGGACACCAAGTTCTGTTACTACAACAATTACAATGTTAACCAACCCCGACACTTCTGCAAGAAATGCCAAAGATATTGGACTGCTGGTGGGACCATGAGGAATGTACCTGTGGGGGCTGGTCGTCGTAAGAACAAGAACTCTGCTTCTCACTACCGTCACATAACTGTTTCTGAAGCTCTTCAGAATGCTCGAACTGATGTTTCAACCGGGGTCCATTCTCCCCATCTTGCAATGAAATCTAATGCTACTGTTCTGACATTTGGCTCTGACGCACCCCTCTGTGAATCAATGGCGTCTGTTCTGAATCTTGCTGATAAAACAATGCGGAACTGCACACAGAATGGTTTTCATAAACCTGAAGAACTAAGGACTGGTTTCCAAAAACCTGAAGAAGTAAGGACTCCTGTACCTTATGGAAGTGTAGAAAGTGGAGATAACAATGTTGATGGATCTTCAGTTACAACATCAAATTCAAAGGATGAGGCGTGCAAAAATGTTTCACAAGAACAAGTCATACAAAATTCTCAGGGTGTTCCCCCCCAAATGCCATGCTTTCCAGGGCCGCCTTGGCCTTACCCCTGGAATGCTGCTCAGTGGAACCCTTCAGTTCCAATGCCTGCTTTCTGCCCTCCAGGATATCCTATGCCATTCTACCCTGCAGCAGCTTATTGGGGTTGTAATGTACCAGGCACGTGGAACATCCCTTGGCTTCCTCTGCCAACATCTCCAAACCCAGTCGCCCCAAGCTCTGGTCCTAACTCACCTACATTGGGGAAACATTCAAGGGATGAAAACACAGTTAAACCAAATTCCTCAGAAGAGGAGCAACCAAAAGAAAGCAGTTCTGAGAGATACCTTTGGATTCCAAAAACATTGAGGATTGATGACCCAGGCGAAGCTGCGAGGAGCTCTATATGGGCAACACTGGGGATTAAGAATGATAAATCTGATTCAATCAGTGGGGGAGGACTTTTCAAGGCTTTCCAACCAAAGAATGATGAAAAGAACCGCAGAGCAGAACACTCAGTCTTACAAGCCaatccagcagcattgtcaagATCGCTAAGCTTTCAAGAGAGGTCGTAA